The following proteins are co-located in the Fluviicola sp. genome:
- a CDS encoding PhnA domain-containing protein, whose product MNFEKQLNLRSGEKCELSGSTDDLQVYQVQPSDGNSADDFILICQNLKDQLEGKKAIVPNDWRCLNDAMWSEVPAVKVVSYRMLDQLKQEGWPNDLLEMIYLSDEELSWAKSGMEDEDAVKHIDSNGAELKAGDTVVLIKDLDVKGSTITAKRGTAVRNIRLVHNDPTLIEGKVDGQTIYILTQFVKK is encoded by the coding sequence ATGAATTTCGAAAAACAATTGAATCTTCGCAGCGGCGAAAAATGTGAGTTGAGCGGATCAACAGATGATTTGCAGGTTTACCAGGTACAACCATCCGATGGAAATTCTGCGGATGACTTTATCCTGATCTGCCAAAACCTGAAAGATCAGTTGGAAGGGAAAAAAGCAATTGTTCCGAACGACTGGAGATGCCTGAACGATGCTATGTGGAGTGAAGTCCCGGCTGTTAAAGTGGTGTCTTACCGCATGCTCGACCAATTGAAACAGGAAGGTTGGCCGAATGATTTACTCGAAATGATCTATTTAAGTGATGAGGAACTTTCCTGGGCAAAATCCGGAATGGAAGATGAAGACGCGGTGAAACACATCGATTCCAACGGGGCGGAACTGAAAGCAGGAGACACGGTTGTCCTGATCAAGGACCTGGATGTGAAAGGCTCTACCATTACTGCGAAACGCGGTACAGCTGTCAGAAATATCCGCCTGGTTCACAACGATCCTACATTAATCGAAGGGAAAGTAGATGGACAAACGATCTATATCCTGACACAATTCGTTAAGAAGTAG
- a CDS encoding GEVED domain-containing protein, translated as MRKIYTLLGCMLFLQLSNNLSAQVIFSEDFASATGTTPPTGWTNNDIQGGGEVWYFDNPGGQTLNAPITDPAAIFDSDFNQSGSGPENAALESPAFDASAVTGYIMLTFDQTFYDASDFGGTGAVYYVEVWDGTTWVEVLSGGVDTDDPEHTTINITNAANGASNAQVRFRWTGDWGYWWIVDNIVVEEVSCAQVSDIYVTSASPNSLTIDWTAGGTETNWNIEYGPSGFMPGSGTPATASGTTGFTANLLTDSVSYDFYVQADCGGGDESVWIGPITGYTGFCEFEGADPYYRINNFSTTGGTTSNISNIGSGFGPNGYEDATAMTVSSFDGGPSINFQVDLNDYFGFSIWVDWNNNMIFESGEQMFSPGYYDESFSGSFDVPAGTAVGTYRMRILTDPDNGAPSSACVSDFGYGEVEDYTFEVTPIPSCLPISGLTFDGATTTSIDISWTAEGTETDWNIEYGPAGFTPGTGTPATASGTPNFTASPLTPNTLYDFYVQADCGGGDESTWTGPISGYTGYCEFGTSDQEYYLNNFSTTGGATSNISNLNSGIGPNGYTDATAMTVSQFEGGPNVNFTAEFGSQSGYTFGLGIWVDWNDNMVFESSEQVFQSFGYQDFFSGSFNVPLGTAVGSYRMRVLADYYNSSPTDACTLNTNNGPGEGEAEDYTFVVVPIPTCLPVSDLQTANETTNSIDISWTPGDSETTWNIEWGVPGFVPGTGTGLDSAQQTSSASFTVGGLNASTVYDIYVQAVCSSTDSSYWTLVSGTTLCAPITAIPWSEDFESMPAVDYGVYPICWAANFGDWFSDDSGMTGNPANSGSNFVGVYGGSNDVLWTPEFQLVAGRNYEFSFMWAGDGESGWNGTVYVNTTQSSSGATSLGDFVTSSDVTDETYKKATFCFTPATSGVYVFGTEVSAFFFNDVLSVDDYSLIERGTSAGTGGTMDICQTTGLVDLNDIVTITDTQGTWTFSPNPATIVNDTMFNPQFVPAGTVNVDYITYGCLVDTVSAVVMIYPPSSAGTDGSITACKNEPIDLYSGLSGTVDMGGDWYNPTNNIMPNSQIMTGTFAGSFNYKYITGNGVCPNDTANVVITVVTTCDWLSVDENTLESVNLYPNPSTGLVYIESGLSTESLNLVVTDVNGRVVETGNNTITNGVNAVNLGNVERGTYFFKLSNANAEKVYRVVIQ; from the coding sequence ATGAGGAAAATTTACACTTTGTTAGGTTGTATGCTGTTTTTACAGCTTTCAAACAACCTATCGGCGCAAGTGATCTTTAGCGAAGATTTTGCTTCTGCCACAGGTACTACGCCTCCCACCGGATGGACGAATAATGACATCCAGGGCGGAGGGGAAGTTTGGTACTTCGATAATCCCGGAGGCCAGACTCTAAATGCACCGATTACAGACCCGGCTGCCATTTTTGACAGCGATTTTAATCAATCTGGTTCCGGACCGGAAAATGCAGCTCTTGAATCCCCTGCATTTGATGCTAGTGCAGTAACAGGTTACATCATGTTGACATTTGATCAGACTTTTTACGATGCAAGCGACTTCGGAGGTACGGGTGCTGTTTACTATGTGGAAGTATGGGACGGAACCACTTGGGTAGAAGTTCTGAGTGGAGGTGTAGACACGGATGATCCGGAGCATACTACGATTAATATTACCAATGCAGCCAATGGGGCTTCGAATGCTCAGGTACGCTTTCGATGGACCGGAGACTGGGGATACTGGTGGATAGTTGACAACATAGTAGTGGAAGAAGTGAGTTGTGCTCAGGTATCAGATATTTACGTGACATCAGCTTCGCCAAATTCATTAACGATTGACTGGACAGCAGGTGGGACAGAAACCAATTGGAATATTGAATACGGTCCGTCAGGATTTATGCCTGGTTCCGGAACACCGGCAACTGCCAGCGGAACAACCGGTTTTACAGCAAACCTTTTAACCGACAGCGTGAGCTATGATTTTTATGTTCAGGCAGATTGCGGGGGCGGAGATGAAAGTGTGTGGATTGGCCCGATTACGGGATACACAGGTTTCTGTGAATTCGAAGGAGCTGATCCGTATTATAGAATCAATAACTTTTCTACAACAGGAGGAACCACTTCCAATATTTCGAACATAGGTTCTGGGTTTGGTCCTAACGGATACGAAGATGCAACTGCAATGACTGTTTCCAGCTTTGACGGAGGTCCTTCTATTAACTTCCAGGTAGATCTGAACGATTATTTTGGATTTAGTATTTGGGTAGACTGGAATAATAATATGATTTTCGAATCGGGAGAACAAATGTTTAGCCCGGGATATTATGATGAGTCATTCTCAGGTTCTTTTGACGTGCCTGCCGGTACCGCAGTCGGAACATACAGAATGCGTATTTTGACAGATCCGGACAACGGTGCACCTTCAAGTGCTTGTGTTTCGGATTTCGGTTACGGAGAAGTGGAAGACTATACTTTTGAAGTAACACCGATCCCAAGCTGTTTGCCAATTTCAGGTTTGACATTTGATGGTGCGACTACAACTTCTATTGATATTTCATGGACAGCGGAAGGTACTGAAACGGATTGGAACATCGAATACGGACCGGCTGGATTTACGCCTGGTACAGGAACACCGGCAACAGCTTCCGGAACTCCAAACTTTACGGCCTCTCCTTTAACTCCGAATACGTTGTATGACTTCTATGTGCAGGCAGATTGCGGAGGTGGTGATGAAAGTACATGGACCGGTCCTATTTCAGGATACACCGGATATTGTGAGTTCGGAACTTCTGATCAGGAATACTATTTGAACAATTTCTCAACTACCGGGGGAGCAACTTCCAATATTTCCAATTTGAATTCAGGAATCGGGCCAAACGGCTACACAGATGCAACAGCTATGACTGTTTCTCAGTTTGAGGGCGGACCAAATGTAAACTTTACAGCAGAATTCGGTTCTCAAAGCGGATATACCTTCGGATTGGGAATCTGGGTAGACTGGAATGATAACATGGTTTTCGAATCAAGCGAACAAGTATTCCAATCGTTCGGATACCAGGATTTCTTCTCAGGTTCTTTTAATGTTCCTTTAGGAACAGCTGTTGGGTCTTACAGAATGCGTGTTTTGGCTGATTACTACAACAGTTCTCCGACAGACGCTTGTACATTGAATACGAATAACGGTCCGGGAGAAGGAGAAGCAGAAGATTATACGTTTGTGGTAGTTCCTATCCCAACTTGTCTACCGGTATCTGATTTGCAAACAGCTAATGAAACTACGAATTCTATTGATATTTCATGGACTCCGGGTGACAGTGAAACTACCTGGAACATCGAATGGGGAGTTCCTGGATTTGTACCGGGAACAGGAACAGGATTAGATTCTGCTCAGCAAACTTCTTCCGCATCATTCACAGTGGGAGGATTGAATGCTTCTACAGTTTATGACATTTATGTGCAAGCGGTTTGTAGTTCTACAGATTCATCTTACTGGACATTGGTAAGTGGAACAACACTTTGTGCACCTATTACGGCTATTCCATGGAGTGAAGATTTTGAATCTATGCCAGCAGTGGATTACGGAGTATACCCGATCTGTTGGGCAGCCAACTTCGGGGATTGGTTCTCAGATGACTCCGGGATGACTGGAAATCCGGCTAATTCAGGATCTAACTTTGTAGGAGTATATGGTGGATCAAATGACGTATTATGGACACCTGAATTCCAATTGGTTGCAGGCAGAAACTATGAGTTCAGCTTCATGTGGGCCGGAGACGGTGAAAGCGGGTGGAACGGAACAGTTTACGTAAATACAACCCAGTCTTCTTCAGGAGCAACATCATTGGGTGATTTCGTAACTTCTTCTGATGTAACGGACGAAACGTACAAAAAAGCAACATTCTGTTTCACACCTGCAACTTCTGGTGTTTACGTATTCGGAACGGAAGTATCCGCATTCTTCTTCAATGATGTTTTATCAGTGGATGATTATAGCCTGATTGAGCGTGGAACTTCTGCAGGAACAGGCGGAACAATGGATATTTGTCAAACAACAGGGTTGGTTGACTTGAACGATATCGTTACAATCACTGATACTCAGGGAACATGGACTTTCTCTCCTAACCCGGCAACGATTGTAAATGACACCATGTTCAATCCTCAATTCGTACCTGCAGGAACAGTTAATGTTGATTACATCACATACGGATGTTTGGTTGATACGGTATCTGCAGTAGTGATGATCTATCCTCCTTCAAGTGCAGGTACTGACGGTTCCATTACAGCATGTAAGAATGAACCGATCGATTTGTATTCCGGATTAAGCGGAACTGTTGATATGGGGGGTGATTGGTACAACCCTACAAACAACATTATGCCGAACTCACAGATAATGACAGGAACATTCGCAGGAAGCTTTAATTACAAATACATTACCGGTAACGGGGTTTGTCCGAATGATACTGCAAACGTGGTGATTACGGTAGTTACAACTTGTGATTGGTTGTCAGTGGATGAGAATACACTTGAGTCAGTGAATTTGTATCCGAACCCTTCTACAGGATTGGTGTACATCGAATCCGGTTTGAGCACGGAATCATTGAACCTGGTAGTAACAGACGTTAACGGACGGGTAGTTGAAACAGGAAACAATACGATTACAAACGGTGTGAATGCAGTGAATCTTGGAAACGTTGAAAGAGGAACTTACTTCTTTAAACTATCCAATGCGAATGCTGAAAAAGTATACCGTGTAGTGATTCAATAG
- a CDS encoding T9SS type A sorting domain-containing protein, with amino-acid sequence MKKIYLLLGCSFLLQLSNSLSAQVIISEDFSSATGTTPPTNWTNHDIAGGGQVWEFNNPGGRTFNAPISDPAAIFDSDHYGNDGIPEVAALESPLFDASVITNAIFLSFDQYFDGGANGEAHVEVWNGSAWVEVYSIFTDSPTDPQHILLDITADLNGASDAQVRFKWVGSWSWFWIVDNIMIEEVSCIPVSDLMIDDAGTNSFDLSWTINGSETAWDIEYGAPGFVPGTGTEIGSVSATTNPYTLSGLDPGMSYDIYVRANCGSEESYWTLVSGATDCAPVTNLPWFEDFESMPELGYGYFQNCWSASVDNWFSDYDGSFNVGVPAYSGQNYMARFSWTGADTLWTPEFQLTAGRNYEFKFFFATEGDYDGWNAEVVSLNTQTGMVATLPTGTFITPSEVPADNFTSHITCFTPTTSGIYKFGVSADSDGNPYYLQVDDFSLIERASSAGTNGSLDVCQTEGLVDLNDIIVKNDEIGSWTFSPNPSAIVNDSMFNPQYVPAGIVTVNYITEGCLQDTASAVITIYPPSTAGLDGIITACKNEPIDLYSGLGGTVNFGGNWYDPMHNVLPGSQVMTGNFPGQYNYEYVTGNGVCPDDTSGIVVSVTNCNWLSVAENALEEMSLYPNPSTGVVFIESTFAQGTFSLEITDVNGRIIDAGKNTVSAGTNAVDLSHVQKGVYFFKVFDEQAEKVYRVVIQ; translated from the coding sequence ATGAAGAAAATTTACCTTTTGTTAGGTTGTTCGTTTTTATTACAGCTATCGAACAGCCTTTCAGCTCAAGTTATCATTTCGGAGGACTTCAGTTCCGCAACCGGAACTACACCACCTACTAACTGGACCAATCATGACATTGCAGGTGGGGGACAGGTTTGGGAGTTTAACAATCCCGGAGGAAGAACATTCAATGCCCCGATTTCTGATCCGGCAGCTATTTTTGATAGTGATCATTATGGAAACGATGGTATTCCCGAGGTGGCAGCACTGGAATCTCCGTTATTTGATGCGAGTGTTATCACGAATGCTATTTTCCTGTCTTTTGACCAATATTTTGATGGCGGTGCCAATGGAGAAGCACACGTGGAGGTTTGGAACGGAAGTGCATGGGTAGAGGTTTACTCTATTTTTACCGATTCCCCTACAGATCCGCAACACATCCTTTTGGATATTACAGCTGATTTGAACGGGGCATCAGATGCACAGGTGCGTTTCAAATGGGTTGGAAGCTGGTCTTGGTTTTGGATCGTGGATAACATAATGATTGAAGAAGTATCCTGTATTCCTGTTTCCGATTTAATGATTGATGATGCAGGAACAAATTCATTCGACCTTTCATGGACAATCAATGGTTCTGAAACTGCCTGGGATATCGAATACGGTGCGCCTGGTTTTGTACCGGGAACAGGAACTGAAATCGGTTCCGTATCAGCAACTACAAATCCATACACACTCAGCGGACTAGATCCGGGAATGTCTTATGATATCTATGTTCGTGCAAATTGCGGAAGCGAAGAATCTTACTGGACACTAGTTTCAGGAGCTACAGATTGTGCTCCGGTTACAAATCTTCCATGGTTTGAAGATTTTGAATCCATGCCCGAACTTGGTTACGGATACTTCCAGAATTGCTGGTCAGCTTCGGTAGATAACTGGTTCTCTGATTATGACGGATCCTTCAATGTCGGAGTACCGGCTTATTCCGGACAAAATTATATGGCCAGATTCTCCTGGACCGGGGCGGATACGTTATGGACTCCTGAGTTTCAATTAACGGCAGGAAGAAATTACGAATTCAAGTTCTTCTTTGCTACTGAAGGAGATTATGACGGATGGAATGCGGAGGTAGTTTCCCTGAATACACAAACAGGTATGGTAGCAACATTGCCTACCGGAACATTTATTACTCCTTCGGAAGTTCCGGCTGACAATTTTACTAGCCATATTACTTGTTTCACACCGACAACTTCCGGTATTTATAAGTTTGGCGTAAGTGCTGATTCAGATGGTAATCCTTATTACCTTCAGGTAGATGATTTCAGCCTGATTGAAAGAGCATCGAGTGCCGGAACAAACGGATCTCTTGATGTTTGTCAGACAGAAGGTCTAGTTGATCTGAATGACATCATTGTGAAAAATGACGAAATAGGATCCTGGACATTCTCACCGAATCCGTCTGCTATCGTGAACGATTCGATGTTCAATCCTCAATATGTACCTGCAGGAATTGTTACTGTAAATTACATTACAGAAGGCTGTTTGCAGGATACAGCTTCAGCGGTTATTACGATTTATCCTCCTTCAACAGCAGGACTTGACGGGATTATTACGGCATGTAAAAATGAACCGATCGATTTGTATTCCGGATTGGGAGGAACAGTAAACTTCGGAGGAAACTGGTATGACCCGATGCACAATGTATTACCTGGTTCACAAGTAATGACAGGAAATTTCCCGGGACAGTATAATTATGAATATGTGACAGGAAACGGTGTGTGTCCGGACGATACATCAGGAATTGTTGTTTCAGTTACGAACTGTAATTGGTTGTCAGTAGCTGAAAACGCTTTGGAGGAAATGAGCCTTTACCCGAATCCATCAACCGGAGTGGTATTTATAGAGTCAACATTTGCACAGGGAACGTTCAGCCTTGAAATTACAGATGTGAACGGAAGAATAATCGATGCCGGGAAGAACACAGTTTCTGCAGGAACAAACGCTGTAGATTTGAGCCATGTACAGAAAGGAGTTTACTTCTTTAAGGTTTTCGATGAGCAGGCAGAAAAAGTATACCGTGTAGTTATTCAATAA
- a CDS encoding cellulase family glycosylhydrolase yields the protein MRKLLLTYLICFSGIPAFTQANWNNTSFVHRSGRQILDGNNTPIRLEGVNLGGWLLWEGWIWGSGYTQEKTIYNRIKNKVGQASADAFRDSVYHHFITRKDIEAISGECFNLVRLPFNHTILEDDANPYVYKQSGWDLLDSVLDWCEDNDLYVLFDMHSAPGGQSTYFVTDPDSPNMWADPVYQTRTAELWKAIANRYKNRGIVAGYDLLNEPVAPADSTLVQFYELLVDSIRTVDTNHMLFIEGKDASTDFSIFTSLPDPNMVFAFHFYSWFVWNIPDALDEYVALSQNMNVPVMCGEWGENNYAPLSTTLDYFKDPAKQISGETFWTWKKMFSGGNYPCYVGVDTSSLWNKSIKWISNGFNPNPTVAEMQQGMNEFVQNMKFQHCFFNDSMSDLLKACSGTASLPENGEEFFQLIPNPANKQVLIHASFEPGTIRIYNPRGQLIESITISGTSYILDLSGYTNGIYFICPERTAHAQKLVVHH from the coding sequence ATGCGAAAACTGCTTCTTACTTATTTGATCTGTTTTTCAGGAATACCTGCATTTACTCAGGCAAACTGGAACAATACTTCTTTTGTACATCGTTCGGGAAGGCAGATACTGGATGGAAACAATACACCGATCCGATTGGAAGGAGTAAATCTTGGTGGCTGGCTTTTGTGGGAAGGATGGATCTGGGGATCCGGTTACACGCAGGAAAAAACCATCTATAACCGGATTAAAAACAAAGTAGGGCAAGCCAGTGCAGATGCTTTTCGCGATTCGGTTTATCATCATTTTATCACCCGGAAAGATATAGAGGCTATTTCCGGCGAATGTTTTAACCTCGTCCGGCTTCCTTTCAATCATACGATCCTGGAAGATGATGCTAATCCTTATGTATACAAGCAATCCGGATGGGACTTACTTGACAGTGTACTTGATTGGTGTGAAGACAATGATTTGTATGTACTTTTCGATATGCACAGTGCTCCCGGCGGGCAATCGACGTATTTTGTAACCGACCCTGATTCTCCCAATATGTGGGCGGATCCTGTTTATCAAACACGCACGGCTGAACTCTGGAAAGCCATTGCAAATCGCTATAAAAACCGTGGAATTGTTGCCGGATATGATCTGTTGAACGAACCGGTAGCTCCTGCCGACAGCACACTTGTACAGTTTTACGAATTATTGGTGGATTCCATCCGGACCGTTGATACCAACCACATGCTTTTTATCGAAGGAAAAGATGCCTCAACCGATTTCAGTATCTTCACTTCCCTACCCGACCCGAACATGGTTTTTGCCTTCCACTTTTACAGTTGGTTTGTATGGAATATCCCGGACGCACTGGACGAATATGTGGCATTATCACAAAACATGAATGTTCCGGTGATGTGTGGTGAATGGGGTGAAAACAATTATGCTCCTTTGAGTACCACGCTTGATTATTTCAAGGATCCGGCCAAACAGATCAGCGGAGAAACTTTCTGGACCTGGAAAAAAATGTTTAGCGGTGGTAACTATCCCTGCTATGTCGGAGTGGATACCAGTTCACTCTGGAACAAATCCATCAAATGGATCTCAAACGGGTTTAATCCCAATCCGACAGTGGCTGAAATGCAGCAGGGAATGAACGAGTTTGTCCAGAACATGAAATTCCAGCATTGTTTCTTCAATGATTCGATGAGTGATCTTTTGAAAGCTTGTTCGGGTACTGCTTCACTTCCGGAGAACGGGGAAGAATTCTTTCAACTCATACCGAATCCGGCAAATAAGCAAGTGCTTATCCATGCGTCATTCGAACCCGGAACGATCCGCATCTATAACCCTCGCGGACAATTGATCGAGTCCATCACTATTTCAGGGACAAGTTACATACTCGATCTTTCCGGATATACGAACGGTATTTACTTTATCTGCCCGGAACGAACTGCACACGCACAAAAGCTCGTTGTTCACCATTAA
- a CDS encoding acyl-CoA thioesterase: protein MTLEQRIQQSETRIFKAVFPNTTNHYDTLFGGTAMQLMDEVAFIAATRFSRQRMVTVSSDKIDFKKPIPAGTIVELIGKVTYLGSTSLKIRVEIFTEQMYSDVREKAVTGEFTFVAIDENKQPVKILRD from the coding sequence ATGACACTGGAACAAAGAATCCAACAATCGGAAACACGCATTTTTAAAGCGGTTTTCCCCAATACGACCAATCATTACGATACACTTTTCGGAGGAACGGCAATGCAGCTGATGGACGAAGTGGCTTTTATCGCAGCAACCCGTTTCAGCCGGCAGCGCATGGTTACGGTGAGTAGTGATAAGATCGATTTCAAAAAACCGATTCCGGCGGGAACAATCGTGGAATTAATCGGAAAAGTAACTTACCTGGGGAGCACCAGTTTGAAAATACGGGTAGAGATTTTTACCGAGCAAATGTATTCGGACGTGCGCGAAAAAGCGGTAACCGGAGAATTTACGTTTGTGGCAATCGACGAAAACAAGCAGCCTGTTAAGATCCTGAGAGATTAA
- a CDS encoding cysteine-rich CWC family protein, protein MSDHEQVICPRCNSGFQCKAGSISLCQCTAVNLSVDESQYICDHYEECLCAGCMLEMKKEYNAKKLEERFNQISTLFKKKDY, encoded by the coding sequence ATGAGTGATCATGAACAGGTAATTTGTCCGCGTTGTAATTCCGGTTTTCAGTGTAAAGCAGGTTCCATTTCGCTTTGCCAGTGCACGGCCGTGAATTTATCGGTAGATGAAAGCCAGTATATCTGCGACCATTACGAAGAATGTTTGTGTGCAGGCTGTATGCTGGAAATGAAGAAAGAATACAATGCAAAGAAACTGGAAGAGCGGTTTAACCAGATTTCGACACTTTTTAAGAAGAAAGATTATTGA